One region of Salvia miltiorrhiza cultivar Shanhuang (shh) chromosome 3, IMPLAD_Smil_shh, whole genome shotgun sequence genomic DNA includes:
- the LOC131014826 gene encoding 40S ribosomal protein S18-like — MSLVANEDFQHILRVQNTNVDGKQKIMFAMTSIKGIGRRFANIVCKKADVDMNKRAGELTAAELDSLMVIVANPRQFKIPDWFLNRKKDYKDGKFSQVTSNALDMKLRDDLERLKKIRNHRGLRHYWGLRVRGQHTKTTGRRGKTVGVSKKR; from the exons ATG TCTCTTGTAGCTAATGAAGATTTCCAGCACATTCTGCGTGTGCAGAACACGAACGTGGACGGAAAGCAGAAGATCATGTTCGCCATGACCTCAATCAAGGGTATTGGTCGCCGTTTCGCCAACATCGTCTGCAAGAAAGCCGATGTTGATATGAATAAGAG GGCTGGTGAACTCACTGCTGCTGAACTTGATAGCTTGATGGTTATTGTGGCAAACCCCCGTCAGTTCAAGATTCCCGACTGGTTTTTGAACAGGAAGAAGGATTACAAGGATGGCAAGTTTTCCCAGGTGACATCAAACGCTCTTGACATGAAGCTTAGGGATGATCTTGAGCGATTAAAGAAGATCAG AAACCACCGTGGTCTCCGTCACTACTGGGGCCTTCGCGTGCGTGGACAACACACCAAGACCACTGGTCGTAGGGGAAAGACAGTGGGTGTCTCCAAGAAGCGATGA
- the LOC131014827 gene encoding OVARIAN TUMOR DOMAIN-containing deubiquitinating enzyme 12-like isoform X1: MTMYEQDRDMRWDGFHLIDVCSLSNGYPETVTCYAKDLSWTESVTEGFCNPEPSFEENNTHAPQEDFSRFPAAYPSEFSSTADHHHGESSAALDWPGNSEWHSSSGLQAGELSHENINQDCVPEIEDEPALYDEMGKRLNQMVPVPHVPKINGEIPSADEVSSDHERLLNRLQLYDLVELKILGDGNCQFRSLSDQIYRTPEHHNFVREQIVNQLKSQPEMYANYVPMAYGDYLKKMSKSGEWGDHVTLQAAADCYGVRIIVLTSFKDTCYIEILPQFEKSNRIILLSFWAEVHYNSIYPCGGKDCRRNSSRTSFLCLFLYIIVYVESPVEGGKKKKRSWWT; the protein is encoded by the exons ATGACTATGTATGAGCAGGATCGTGATATGAGGTGGGATGGTTTTCACCTTATAGATGTTTGCTCTCTTTCAAATGGTTATCCAGAAACCGTCACATGTTACGCAAAGGATTTGTCTTGGACCGAGTCTGTGACGGAAGGTTTTTGTAATCCAGAACCCTCTTTTGAGGAAAATAATACACACGCGCCTCAGGAGGACTTCTCAAGGTTTCCTGCTGCATATCCATCAGAATTTTCGTCTACTGCAGATCACCATCATGGAGAGTCTAGTGCTGCTCTCGATTGGCCTGGTAATTCAGAATGGCACTCGAGCTCTG GGCTTCAGGCCGGAGAGTTATCACATGAGAACATTAATCAAGATTGCGTGCCTGAGATAGAAGATGAACCAGCGCTTTATGATGAAATGGGCAAAAGGCTGAATCAGATGGTTCCAGTTCCT CATGTTCCTAAAATCAATGGAGAAATTCCATCCGCTGATGAAGTTTCATCGGATCATGAAAGACTTCTGAATAG GTTGCAGTTATATGACCTAGTCGAACTCAAAATTCTGGGAGATGGTAACTGTCAG TTCCGTTCGCTGTCAGATCAAATATACCGAACACCAGAGCATCACAACTTTGTGAGAGAACAAATTGTCAATCAG CTGAAGTCGCAACCGGAGATGTATGCCAATTATGTCCCCATGGCTTACGGTGACTACTTGAAGAAAATGAGCAA AAGTGGGGAATGGGGAGATCATGTCACACTGCAGGCTGCTGCTGATTGC TATGGCGTCAGGATCATTGTCCTTACTTCGTTCAAGGATACGTGCTACATTGAGATTCTTCCACAATTTGAGAAATCAAACAGGA TTATCTTGCTGAGCTTTTGGGCCGAAGTGCACTACAATTCGATTTATCCTTGTGGAGGTAAAGACTGTCGAAGAAATTCTTCACGAACGTCGTTTTTGTGTCTTTTCTTATACATTATTGTGTATGTAGAGTCGCCCGTTGAAGGTggtaagaagaagaagaggtcGTGGTGGACGTGA
- the LOC131014827 gene encoding OVARIAN TUMOR DOMAIN-containing deubiquitinating enzyme 12-like isoform X2 encodes MTMYEQDRDMRWDGFHLIDVCSLSNGYPETVTCYAKDLSWTESVTEGFCNPEPSFEENNTHAPQEDFSRFPAAYPSEFSSTADHHHGESSAALDWPGNSEWHSSSGLQAGELSHENINQDCVPEIEDEPALYDEMGKRLNQMVPVPHVPKINGEIPSADEVSSDHERLLNRLQLYDLVELKILGDGNCQFRSLSDQIYRTPEHHNFVREQIVNQLKSQPEMYANYVPMAYGDYLKKMSKSGEWGDHVTLQAAADCYGVRIIVLTSFKDTCYIEILPQFEKSNRIILLSFWAEVHYNSIYPCGESPVEGGKKKKRSWWT; translated from the exons ATGACTATGTATGAGCAGGATCGTGATATGAGGTGGGATGGTTTTCACCTTATAGATGTTTGCTCTCTTTCAAATGGTTATCCAGAAACCGTCACATGTTACGCAAAGGATTTGTCTTGGACCGAGTCTGTGACGGAAGGTTTTTGTAATCCAGAACCCTCTTTTGAGGAAAATAATACACACGCGCCTCAGGAGGACTTCTCAAGGTTTCCTGCTGCATATCCATCAGAATTTTCGTCTACTGCAGATCACCATCATGGAGAGTCTAGTGCTGCTCTCGATTGGCCTGGTAATTCAGAATGGCACTCGAGCTCTG GGCTTCAGGCCGGAGAGTTATCACATGAGAACATTAATCAAGATTGCGTGCCTGAGATAGAAGATGAACCAGCGCTTTATGATGAAATGGGCAAAAGGCTGAATCAGATGGTTCCAGTTCCT CATGTTCCTAAAATCAATGGAGAAATTCCATCCGCTGATGAAGTTTCATCGGATCATGAAAGACTTCTGAATAG GTTGCAGTTATATGACCTAGTCGAACTCAAAATTCTGGGAGATGGTAACTGTCAG TTCCGTTCGCTGTCAGATCAAATATACCGAACACCAGAGCATCACAACTTTGTGAGAGAACAAATTGTCAATCAG CTGAAGTCGCAACCGGAGATGTATGCCAATTATGTCCCCATGGCTTACGGTGACTACTTGAAGAAAATGAGCAA AAGTGGGGAATGGGGAGATCATGTCACACTGCAGGCTGCTGCTGATTGC TATGGCGTCAGGATCATTGTCCTTACTTCGTTCAAGGATACGTGCTACATTGAGATTCTTCCACAATTTGAGAAATCAAACAGGA TTATCTTGCTGAGCTTTTGGGCCGAAGTGCACTACAATTCGATTTATCCTTGTGGAG AGTCGCCCGTTGAAGGTggtaagaagaagaagaggtcGTGGTGGACGTGA
- the LOC131014830 gene encoding serine/threonine-protein kinase PCRK1-like translates to MRCFHFSNGHNTDEPQTTKFASGGSSTSMSTSTDLDVRKLGSENVSDISSASSAKISFASLSQKHSNLRVFTFAELKAATKSFSRALMLGEGGFGPVYRGVLREKADSSKRIDIAVKQLSSRGLQGHKEWVTEVNVLGIVDHPNLVKLVGYCAEDDERGIQRLLVYEYMPNRSVQDHISSRFHAPLPWATRLKVAQDAAKGLAYLHEGMEFQIIFRDFKSSNILLDEQWSAKLSDFGLAKLGPADGLSHVSTAVVGTVGYAAPEYIQTGRLTAKSDVWSYGIFLYELITGRRPFDRNRPKDEQKLLDWVRPHLSDMKKFEQIIDPRLNGKYDVRSAQKLAAIANRCLIRHPKNRPRMSEVLEMVNHVVKAMSTDQSPDASFERALLAPDNGRSLQERLKRRILDHIKGDHKCLSWRSWRREVASQEI, encoded by the exons ATGAGGTGCTTTCACTTCTCCAATGGTCATAATACTGATGAGCCACAGACCACGAAATTCGCATCAGGTGGCTCGTCCACGTCCATGTCCACGTCCACGGATCTTGATGTCAGAAAACTAGGGTCGGAGAACGTATCAGACATAAGCAGCGCGTCGTCTGCTAAGATCTCGTTCGCTAGCCTGTCTCAGAAGCACAGCAACCTCAGGGTGTTCACATTTGCAGAGCTGAAAGCTGCAACGAAGAGCTTCAGCCGCGCCCTCATGCTTGGAGAGGGCGGGTTTGGGCCCGTGTATAGGGGCGTTTTGAGGGAGAAGGCAGATTCGAGTAAACGGATTGACATTGCTGTTAAACAGCTCAGCAGCAGAGGATTACAG GGGCACAAGGAGTGGGTGACAGAAGTGAATGTGCTTGGCATTGTTGATCATCCGAATCTTGTGAAGCTCGTAGGCTACTGTGCTGAAGACGACGAGAGAGGGATCCAACGCCTTCTGGTGTACGAGTACATGCCAAATCGGAGCGTGCAGGATCATATATCAAGTCGATTTCACGCACCTCTGCCATGGGCCACTAGGCTAAAAGTAGCTCAGGATGCTGCAAAGGGACTAGCATATCTTCATGAGGGCATGGAATTTCAG ATTATCTTCAGAGATTTCAAGTCATCAAACATTCTTTTGGATGAGCAGTGGAGTGCTAAGCTCTCAGATTTTGGGTTGGCCAAATTAGGCCCTGCAGATGGATTAAGTCATGTGTCTACTGCT GTTGTGGGGACCGTGGGATACGCTGCACCGGAGTACATCCAGACGGGGCGGCTGACAGCCAAGAGCGACGTGTGGAGCTACGGGATCTTCCTGTACGAGCTCATCACGGGGAGGCGCCCCTTTGACAGGAACCGGCCAAAAGATGAGCAGAAGCTCTTGGATTGGGTGAGGCCACACCTCTCGGACATGAAGAAGTTCGAGCAGATCATCGACCCTCGTCTCAACGGCAAGTACGACGTCAGGTCCGCTCAGAAGCTCGCAGCCATCGCCAACCGGTGTCTCATTAGGCACCCCAAGAACCGGCCTAGAATGAGTGAAGTTCTGGAGATGGTTAACCATGTTGTCAAAGCGATGAGCACTGATCAGAGCCCGGATGCCTCGTTCGAGCGCGCCCTTCTCGCGCCTGACAACGGCCGATCTTTGCAAGAACGTCTCAAGAGGAGGATTCTTGACCACATCAAGGGAGATCACAAGTGCTTGAGCTGGAGGTCGTGGAGGAGAGAAGTGGCGAGTCAAGAGATTTGA